The window AGGGTGTCGCCACGGTGCTGTACACGCCGCTGGACGCCTCCGGCCTGTCGCTCGGGCCGGATCGGCAGTCGCAGCTGCGGTTCACCGGCAGCAAGGGCGTGAGCGTCAAGGACGTCCGCAGCGTAGACGCGGCCGGTACCTACGCCATCACGGCCAGCTACGACCCGCTGAACACCAACCCGACCCTGAGCGTGGCCCCCTTCGGCCGACCGGGCGACGCCCTGGAGATCAAGCTGCGCTGAGCACCGCGCCGTGAGCGGGGCCGGGAACGGAGCGGGATCCCGGCCCCGTTACAGTGCGGCGAGCCGGGCGTGCTTGGCGCGGCGGTACAGCTGTGCGGGGCGGCCGACCCCGGTGCGCCGCTCGCCACTGGGCGTCAGGATGCCCTGCGAGAGCAGGCGCTTGCGGAAGTTGCGCTTGTCCAGCTTGCGGTTCAGGACGGCCTCATATACGCCCTGGAGTTCCGGCAGGGTGAAGGTGTCCGGCAGGAATTCCATGGCCAGGTTCCCGTATTCGAGCCGCAGCTGCAGCCGCCCGATCGCCTTGTCGAGAATGCCGTGGTGGTCGAAGGCCAGGGTCGGGGGCTGGTGCGCGCTGAGCCACTCGGCCCCCAGGGTGTGCCCGCCTGCCGTGACGTGCACCGTGCCGTGGGGCAGCACCGCCAGGTGCGCGACGCTCACGATCCGGCCGCGCGGATCGCGGTTCACCTCGCCGAAGGTATAGAACTGCTCCAGGTGGCGGGGTTCGAGCTGCACGGTGGTCTCGGTGCGCAGTTCGCGCAGGGCGGCCTCGTGCAGTTCCTCGCCGGGGTGCACGAAGCCGCCGGGCAGGGCCCAGTCGCGCGCGTGCGGCAGGGCCCCGCGCTGGACGAGCAGGACGCGCAGCTCCCCGGCGTGCATGGCGAAGGCGGCGACGTCCACCGCGAGGCCGACCTGGGTGGCCTGAGGCGGAAGGATCAGCCGGTTCATTTCCGGATGGTAGGTTCGTGTATCCGGTACGTCAAGGATAAGTGTCTAGCGGTGTCGTGAGGAATGTGCTGTCGGACGCGTTTCGTGTGGCGTTTCGGGCGCAGGCAGGTGAAGAGGCGCTGACCGGGCGGCGGCAGCGGCGGCCAGGCCGTCACGGTGGACGCGGCTTCAGTTCGGCCAGGGGCGCGCGTGGTAAACTACGGTCTCTACGCATGGGCGTGGAAGCCGCCCTCGTACCAGCGTGTACCGGGCGCGCGGAGGTGATGAACATAGCGAAAGAACACAAGGTCAACGAGCAGATCCGTGTCCGGCAGATCCGTCTGATCGGCGCGGAGGGCGAGCAGGTGGGCATTATCGACACGCGCGACGCCATGACGATGGCGCGTGAAGCGGGCATGGATCTGGTCATGGTCAGCCCGCAGGCCGTTCCCCCTGTGTGCCGCCTCCTCGACTATGGCCGGTTCCGCTACGAGCAGCAGCAGAACGAGAAGGAAAACCGCAAGCGGGCGCGCGCGCAGGAAGTCAAGGCCATCAAGTTCCGCGTGAAGATTGATGACCACGACTTCAAGACCAAGACCGGCCACGTGCGGCGCTTCCTGGAAGAGGGCCACAAGGTCAAGGTCACCATCATGTTCCGTGGCCGTGAGCGCACGCACCCGGAACTGGGCGAGCGCATCCTGACCCGCGTGTCTGAAACGCTCGCGGACATCGGCGCGCCCGAGAGCATGCCGAGCATGATGGGCATGGACATGAACATGATCATGGCCCCCAAGGCGGCCCCTGCGCCCCGCAAGGATCGCCCGGAGTCGGAAGGTGCCGAACTGGACGCGCCCGTGGCCGTGCCCGCCGCTCCGGCAGCCGCCGCGCCCGAACCGACCGCGACTGTCTGACCGCAGTCCGGAACGCTGGACGGCCCACCGTGAATGGTGGGCCGTCTTCCCGTTGATTCCGCTTTACTTTGTAAACTGCGCTTCATGGAGCTGGACTCCGGGAGGCACAGCATGATCACGATGTACACCACCACCTGGTGCGGCGACTGCCAGGCCGCCAAGCGCGCCCTGACCACCAAGGGCATTCCCTACCAGGAAATCAACATCGAGCAGGACGAACAGGCCGCCGAGTACGTCATGAGCGTGAACGGCGGGCGGCGCAGCGTGCCCACGCTCGTCGCCGGAACCGTCGCGCACAGTCTGAGCGGCTTCCGGCCCCAGAAACTCGACGCCTTCCTGGCCGAAGCTGGTCTGTAAGCGGATTACTGAGAGCGGGCCGCCCCCGTGTGGGGCGGCCCGCTCCTCTGTTTAGGGTCAGTCCTCGACCGGTATGGGCCGCAGGGTGTAGATGCCCGGATCGCTGGGGTTGCTCGACGCGACCAGCTGGCCCACCTCCACCGCGTCGGGCTCGGCCAGAACTCGCGTGAAATCCGACGCGTTCAGCACCGTCTCGCGCACCGGCAGGTCCAGGGTCTGCGCCCAGCGCACCAGATCCGAGAGGGCCTGCGCGCCTGGCAAGCCGAAGCGCGGCCCGAACGCGGCCGCAGTGACCACGGCCGAAGCGTCCGCACCCTGGCCAGTCACGATCAGGGCGGCGTAGCCCGCGCGGCTGCGTTCTCCCTGGCGATCCGTCACCAGGATCAGCTTTCCACCCGTCAGCTCGGACGCCTCAAAGCGGGTCATGACGGCGTTCAGGGTTTCCTGTGGTGCGGCGGGTAAGCCCAGCGGGTCGGCGATCTGCATGCGCGCAGTGTACCCGCCCCCTGCTCCGCGCCCGGTCACATCAGCGCGCGGTGATCCGTGAGCATGCAGCGGTTCTGGACGACCTCGATGCCCCGCGCCGTCAGTTCCCGTGCCACGTCGTCGTCCCGGATGCCCAGTTGCATCCACACGACCTTAGGCAGCGGCTGCATGCCCAGAATGTCGTCCAGGTGCCCGCGCACCTTGTCACTGCGGCGGAAGATCTCCACGACGTCCACCGGCACCGCGATCTCCGACAGGGTCGCCACTGCCTTGTGCCCGAAGTAGGTCTCACCGCGCCGGGTCAGCGAGGGATTCACGGGCAGGATGGTGTAGCCCTGACGCTGCAGGTACTCCGGCACGAAATGCGCCGGTTTCATGGCATCGGGGTGGAAGCCCAGCACCGCGACCACCTTGGACTCCTTGAGGATGCGGGCCAGATCGGCGCTGGTCGTGATGGTCAAGGAGTCGCTCCTTTGGCCGCGCGGGCGGCGGTGGTGTAGGCCGCATGGGCGGCGTCCAGCGTGGCCGACAGGTCTGCGTCCGTGTGGGCGCTGCTGACGAAGATACTCTCGAACTGCGACGGCGCCCAGTAGATGCCGCGCGCGAGTATGGCCTGGAACCACGCCGCGAACCCGCCCGTGTCGCTGCCCGCCGCCTGCGTGTAGGTGCCCACGGAACCGTGCGGGGCCTCCAGGTGGAAGGCCGTGAGCATCGACCCGATCTGGTTCACCGAGATGGGCACGCCCGCCGCGACCGCCGCGTCCTTCAGGCCAGCGGCGAGCCGCGCGGTGTACCCGTCGAGGCGCGCGTAGATGTCCGGATCGGCCTCCAGGGCGCCGAGGGTCGCGAGGCCCGCCGCCATCGCCAGCGGATTGCCGCTCAGGGTGCCCGCCTGGTACACCGGGCCCAGCGGCGACACGAATTCCATGATCTCCGCCCGGCCGCCGTACGCGCCCACGGGCAGCCCCCCGCCGATGATCTTGCCCCAGCAGGTCAGGTCGGGCCGCAGGCCGAGCAGCCCGGTCGCGCCGTTCAGCGACAGGCGGAAGCCGGTCATGACCTCATCGGCAATCAGCAGCGCTCCCGAAGCCTTCACGCGGTGCAGGGCCGCCAGGAACTCTGGCGTGGGCACCAGCACCCCGGCGTTGCCCACCACCGGCTCGAAGATCACGGCCGCGATCTCCGGCCCGCGAACCCGCAGCAGGGCATCGAGCGCCGCCGGGTCGTTGTACTCGGTAACCAGCGTCAGGGCCGCGTACTCCTCGGGCACGCCCGCGCTGCTGGGGGCCGCCGCGCCCAGCGGGCCGTCCGCGTTCGTCATCAGACCGCTGCCCGCCTCGACCAGCAGGCCGTCCGCATGCCCGTGGTAATTGCCACGGAACTTCACGATGAACTTGCGCCCGGTGAAGCCCCGCGCGAGCCGCAGGGCGCTCATGGTCGCCTCGGTGCCGCTGCTGGTGAACCTCACCTTGTCCGCGCCGGTCAGGCGGGTGACCAGTTCGGCCAGCTCCACCTCGCGCGTGGACGGGGCGCCGAAACTGGTGCCGCCCGCCAGCGCCTTGCCGATCGCCTCGCGCACCGCCGGATGGTCGTGCCCCAGGATCATCGGGCCCCACGAGCCGATGTAATCGATGTACCGCGTGCCGTCCACATCCGTCAGATACGCGCCATGCGCCTCCCGGATGAAGCGGGGCACGCCGCCCACCGACCGGAAGGCCCGCACCGGGCTGTTCACGCCGCCTGGAGTGACGGCCTGCGCCCGTGCGAACAGCGCCTCCGACTGCGCGGTGGTCGGCTTCGGAGCAGGAGACAGGACGTCGCGGGTCATGGCCCTACGTTAGCGCGGGCCCTCCCTTCCGAAGGAGGCCCGCGCTCCTTTACCGTCCCATGAGCGAACCCTGTGCTACAGCCCCAGCAGCCCCACGGCGGCCGTGGCCGTCAGCTCCTGCCGGAAGGGCTCGACCAGCGCCTTCTCCTGGGTGGTCGCCGTCTTCACGGTGGTGTTCAGATCCGGCGTCTGTCCCTTCTGGAGTGCGTCGGCTGCCTTCGCGAAGTCCACGTCCGGCAGGCCCAGCCCCCGGTTCACGTCGGATCGCACGGCCGCGTAGCGTTCCAGGCTCATCTTCTCGCGGGCCAGGGCCGCACTCTGCGCCGTGCGGGCGGCCCCCACGCTGCTGCCCACCTGCCGCACCACGTTCAGCACCTGCACCAGGTTCGGCGTCTGGCCCGCCTGAATCTGCGCGTACACCTGCTGCGCTCCAGTGAAGCTCTCGCCCAAGGCCGTCCGGATGTCACGCCGGATCCGCACGAACTTCTGCACGTCCGCCTGCGTGAGAGGAGCCTGCACGTTCCCGCTGGGCGGCGGGGGCGTCTGGCCCTGCGACTGTGTCGGTGGCGCCTTCCAGCCTGCCAGGAACTGCTGTGCGGGCCGGATCACCACGAACCACGCCACGGCCGCCAGCACCACCAGCACCAGCAGCGAGCCCCCGCATCCGAAACATCCGCATCCCAGACCACGTCTCTGTCTCATTGGCTGTAGATACGCCCAGTGCATCCGCCGGGTTCCCGACCATGTCCTCCTTCATGAGCCGGTCACGGGGAGAGGGGAACCCTGCCTCGCTGCCAGGGCGCGAGGTTCCGGCTCAGGGAACGGGAAACTCGCCGTACAGTGCGGTCAGCAGCGCGTAGCCTCCGTGCAGCGAGGCGACCACCGGCCCGCCCTGCGCCTCGTTGCTGAGCGTCCAGCCGCTCCCCAGCGGAATATCCGCCGCCGACAGCGGCCAGCGTACGCCCGTCAGCGTCAGGCCCCGCACCTCCGAGCACGCGAGCACGCTGAGGGTCACGCCTACCGGGACATTCAGGCTCAGGGCGGCGCCGGGCAGCAGCGGCCACGCCCACTCGTCCCCGCTCGTCAGGATCACGCTCACGTGCCGGTCGCGCGCCAGCCGCACACCCCCCAGCAGCAGCGCCGCCGTGTGGTCGAAGCGGCCCCCGAACGCCCCGATGAAGACCAGCTCGCGGGCACCCCGTTCCAGCGCCACCCGCACGGCCAGTCCCGCGTCCGTCTCGTCCTTCGCGGTCGGGTGCACCTCGCGCGGCGCGTCCACCTGCACGCCGTCCGAGGAATCGAAATCTCCGACCCACGCGTCCACGCGCACGCCCAGCCGCTTCGCGTGCCGCGCTCCGCCGTCGGCTGCCACCACGACCTCTGGGCGCGGCAGGGCCAGCAGCGCCGGCGTGAGCACCAGCCGGCCACCCACCAGAATCCACGCGGTCATCCTTCCAGTCTAGGGGCCGCCCTGCCTGGGCTCAGGACGCGGCACCCAGGCGGGGCCGCAGGCTCCACATCCACGCGGCCAGCACGCTGTTCAGCACCACATTGAACACTGCGCTCTGGAAGGAGTAGTGGCCGACCGCCCACCAGTAGACGTTGATGACGACGTTCAGCAGCAGCGCGACGGCCGCCAGTTCCATCACCGGGGCGTAGCGCTCGGTATCGGTGGAGAACAGCCAGTACAGCGCGCTCAGGCCGAGCAGCACGCCCCCGTACTCGGACGCCACCCCCCAGTTCGTGAGGTGCAGGTCGAAGACCCGGTCGGCAATCGTCGGGAACAGCAGGGCCACCCCTGCCACGAACAGCCAGATCGCCAGCACACGGAACGCCACACGTCGGTTCCTGAGCATGCTCTCCTCCTGCGGCGTGGCGGCCACTGGCGCGCGTCCATGCGGCCACTGGGAAAGTCAGGCGCGGCCGACCGACCCCACGGTCTGATCTTAACTGGACGTCACGACGCGCCGGCGCTCAGATGAGGCACCCACGTGCCCGCCGTGTCCCGGTCGTCGGGCACGTCCAACACTCTGGAGGAATCCACCTCAAGGCGCAGGACATCGCCGTCCAGCGCGGCCGCCTCACGCGCGCTCAGGTGGAGGGTCAGCGAACCGAGCGGATGCGCCACCGTCACCGTCAGACCCGCCTCAGTGCGCTGCTGGACACGCACCGGCCACGCCTCGCCACTGCCCAGCCGGGCGGCGTCCTCCGGCACCAACCGCGCCCGGCCCGGCCCGCCCGGCAGGATGTTCTCCCATCCCAGGAACGCTGCCACCCACGCGCTGTTCGGCCGCTCGAACACCTGGCGCGCGGCGCCCTGCTGCACCACCCTTCCCGCGCGCATGACCGCTACCCGGTCGCTCAGGGCCAGCGCCTCCCGCTGGTCGTGCGTGACCAGCAGCACGCCCGCTCCCACCCGTGCGAACAGGGCACGCAGGTCGGCCCGCAACTCCTCCCGGAGCTGCTCGTCCAGATTCGAGAGCGGCTCGTCCAGCAGCAGCAGGCCCGCGTCCGTGGCCAGCGCGCGGGCCAGCGCCACCCGCTGCTGCTGTCCGCCCGACAACTGCGTCACGCGGCGCGCTTCCAGGGTTTCCAGGCCAACCAGCGCCAGTGCTTCCCTGGCCCGTGCCTCGGCCTGGGCGCGGGACTGGCCCCGCATGCGGGGGCCGTAGGCCACGTTCCCCAGCACATTCAGGTGCGGGAACAGCGCGTAATCCTGAAACACCAGGCCCACGTGCCGGGCCTCCGGCGGCAGGGCCGTCACCTCCCGACCCGCGACGACCACCCGCCCCGTGTCCGGACGTTCCAGGCCCGCCACGCAGCGCAGCACGGTACTTTTGCCGCAACCGGACGGCCCCAGCAGCGTCAGGGTCTCACCGGCTGCGATCTCCAGCGAGACGTCCTGCACGGCGCGTACCGGGCCGAAGGATTTGCTCAGGTCGAACAGGGCCAGCGCCTTCACGCCACCTCCCCCCGTCCGCCATCCAACACCGTGAAGACCAGGGCAGACAGGAGCAGCAGGCCAGTGGCCAGCGCGCAGGCCTCGCCCAGGTTCCGCTCGCCGGGACGGCCCAGGCGCTCGTACAGGCCAGTACTCAGGGTCGCCCACTCCGGACGGGTGAGCACCAGCGTCGCGCCGAATTCGCCCAGCACCGTCGAGAGGGCCAGGGCCGCGCCCCCACGCAGGGCGGGCAGCGTCAGCGGGAACGTGACCGTGCGGTGCACCGTCCAGGGATCTGCGCCCAACGTGCGGGCCGCCTCCAGCACGCGGGGCGGCAGGGCCCGCAGCGCCGGGAGCAGCGAGCGTACGACCAGGGGCAGGGCCAGCAGCACGTAGGCCGCCAGCAGCATGGGCAGGGTGGCCGCCAGCGTCGGGTACGCGAGCAGGTAGCCCACGGCCAGACTGACCGGCGACACCATCAGCGGCAGCAGCGACACCACGTCCAGCACCCGCGAACGGGCCTGCCAGGCGCCCAGCGCGAACAGCGATCCCAGCACGAGCGCCCCGGCCCCGGCCAGAACGGCGAAGCGCACGGTATTCCACACCAGCAGGGCAGAGTCCCCATCCGTCAGCACGCCCCGCCAGTATGTCAGTGTTGGCCCGGACGTACCCAGCAGCCCCCGCAGGAGCACGGCCACGAGCGGCGCGAAGCAGATCAACGCCACCACCCCGCCGAGCAGCAGCACTCCTACCAGCGCCCCGCCCCGCGCTCCCGGCAGGTTCGAGGGTGGCACGCCGGTTCCGCCCCGCTGAAGCGACACGTACGCCCACGTCGCCACCAGCGTCAGCGCCAGCTGCCCCAGGATCAATGCGCTCGCCTCCGACAGCCGCAGCGCGAACGCCGACTGGTAGATCTCCACCTCCAGCGTCGCGTACGTCTCGCCGCCCAGGGCCAGGGGCAGCCCGAAACTCAGCGCCGAATACAGGAACACCAACACCGTTCCGGCTGCCAGCCCCGGCAAGGCCAGCGGCACCGCCACGGTCAGCGCTGCCCGCCACGCCGGAGCACCAAGCGACCGCGCCGCACCGATCATGGACGGCGGCACGCGCGAGAAGCCGCCATACGCTAGGCGGATCATCAGCGGGAGGTTGAAGAACAGATTGCCCAGGATCAGCAGCGCTGGCGAGTCGCCGAGGTCAACACCCGTCCAGCGCGTCACCCAGCCGTGCGGGCCGAGCAGCGCCGACAGGCCCAGCACCGCCACCAGCACCGGCGTCACGAACGGCAGCAGTAGCAGCCGCAGGAACAGCGCCTTGCCGGGCACGTCGTACTGCGACAACAGGTAGGCCAGTGGTGCCCCCAGCAGCAGCGCGATCACAGCCGAGCCCGCCGCCTGCGCCAGCGTCCAGCCCAGGCGGCCCAGGAAGTACGGATCGCGCCAGACGTTCAGGTTCACGCCGCCTTCGAGCAGGGTGCGGATCAGGGGCACGGCCAGGAAGGCCGCGATGAACAGCAGGGCAGGGATGGTGAGGAGAAAGGCTGTCGGTTTGCTGGTCACGGCTGCTCCACCCCCTCAGCCCCTCTGGCCTTTCGGGGGCGCAGCGCTGGGCATGAGGTCATCCGGGCCGCACCATCAGTCGGCCCCGCCTGAGCGCCTGCAGCACGGTAAGGTGCCAGACGGACCTGAGCGTCTTCTCACGTCCTCTCGGGGGTTGAGCCTGCTCCCACGCCGCCGCTCGCCCTTACCTCGCCCGCAGGACGTTCGTTACCCAGGCGTCCACGAGCCGCTGCGGATTGGTGGGGATGACGTCCTTCATGGGCTGGAGGTCGGGCACCTGGGCGAAGCGGTACACCGGATCGAGGGCCACGCCGCCCACGGCCGGATACACCCACATGCGGGTGGGGAAATCAGACTGCACGGGGGCGCTGAGCATGAAGTCCACAAATTTGCGCGCCAGCGCGGCTTGTTTCGTGCCCTTCAGGATGCCGACACCTTCAAGTTGCAGCCACGTCGAGCCGGGCAGCAGGAGATTCCCGGTGGGAGCCTGCTCGGGCAACTTCTTGGGATCGTAGCCGTCGGCGTAGAACACCTCGGCGGCCGGACTGCTGGCGTACGACAGGACAATCGGATATTTGCCGCCGCCGCGCGTGAAGTCCTTGTAGTACGCGTCGCTCCAGCCGCGGGCGACCTTCATGCCGTTCAGGCGGGCCTGTTTCCACCACGTCCACGCCCTTTGTTCACCGTAGTGGTTCACGGTGGCGAGCAGGAAGGCCAGGCCGGTCGAGCTGGTGGCGGGGCTTTCCACGACCGTCAGTCTGGCGTAGGTGGGCGTGTTCAGGTCGTCCAGCGTTTTCGGGAGGGCCAGGCCCGCCTTCTGGAAGTACGCGCGGTCGTAGTTCAGGGCTACATAGCCGTAATCGACGGTGTTCAGGAACCCGGCCCCGTCCAGGCGGCGGGCGGCGGGGACGTTCTTCAGGTTGGGAGAGACGTAGGGCGAGAGCAGGTCGGCCGCTTTCGCGCGGGCCAGCAGGCTGTTGTCCAGACCGTACACGACGTCGGCAACGGGAGCGCGGCGCGTGAGGATCAGACGGTTGAGCAGATCACCGGCGTCGCCGCCCTTCACGAAGCGCACCTTCACCGCGTTGGCCTGTTCGAACGCGGCGATGAGGTTCTTGTCCACCTCGAAGGAATCGTGGGTGGCCACGGTCAGGGTGGCGGTCTGGGCGTGGGCGGCTGCGGACAGCAGCAGGGTCAGGCATACAGCGGTGCTACGCATAAAAAAGTCCCCTCGCGTCTCGAGGGGAAGCGGGGAGGGCCACGCTGGGGCCGCTCCGGTCACGCTCCCTCCGCCGGAATGACCCGGATCAGGTTCCTGGGGTATGTCTCAGCCCTGTTGCAGATTCAGGGCACCCCCGGTGACGCAAGCGGAGCATAGCAAACGGTGACCCTGCTCGGCTTGAGCGTGTCTTTGACTCCTGGGCCTGACCGTCCACGGGTTCGGAGCGGGTTTGTGGGCCAAGGGTCAGGCTGGAGGGCAGCCAGCGGCGGCTCGCGCCTGGCAGCCGCCGACCAGTGGTTCCGTCTAGCGCTGTGATGCGGCATGGTGAGGAAGATGATTCCCGCCGAGTCCCGGTTCCGCCGCGCCCTCCCGCCCTCGTTGCTGGTGCTGGGTGTGGTGCTGGTGGCGGTCAACCTTCGTCCGGCCATCGCGGGCTTCGGGCCGCTGCTGCCTCAGATCCAGGCAGACCTGCACCTGAGTGCCGCCTCGGCGGGTCTGCTGACCGCCATTCCGCTGCTGTGCTGGGGACTGCTCGCGCCGCTGGCCCCGCTGCTCACCCGCCACTGGAGCAGCGAGACGCTGATCCTGGCCCTGATCGGGGTGCTGGGCGTGGGGGCGCTGTTGCGGGCGGGGCCGTCCCTTGGCGTGATCCTGACCGGCACCGTCCTGGTCGGCGCGGGCATTGCGCTGGTGAACGTGCTGCTGCCCAGTCTGGTTCGCCGTGAGTTTCCCGCCCAGGTGGGGCTGATGCTGGGCGTCTACACGCTCGCGGTCGTGGGGGGAGCGGCGCTCGCCTCGGCGGTCGCTGTGCCGCTCCAGGCCATGACGGGCGGGTCGTGGCGGGCGTCGCTGGGCAC of the Deinococcus sp. KSM4-11 genome contains:
- a CDS encoding ABC transporter ATP-binding protein; translated protein: MKALALFDLSKSFGPVRAVQDVSLEIAAGETLTLLGPSGCGKSTVLRCVAGLERPDTGRVVVAGREVTALPPEARHVGLVFQDYALFPHLNVLGNVAYGPRMRGQSRAQAEARAREALALVGLETLEARRVTQLSGGQQQRVALARALATDAGLLLLDEPLSNLDEQLREELRADLRALFARVGAGVLLVTHDQREALALSDRVAVMRAGRVVQQGAARQVFERPNSAWVAAFLGWENILPGGPGRARLVPEDAARLGSGEAWPVRVQQRTEAGLTVTVAHPLGSLTLHLSAREAAALDGDVLRLEVDSSRVLDVPDDRDTAGTWVPHLSAGAS
- a CDS encoding DUF3197 domain-containing protein, which codes for MQIADPLGLPAAPQETLNAVMTRFEASELTGGKLILVTDRQGERSRAGYAALIVTGQGADASAVVTAAAFGPRFGLPGAQALSDLVRWAQTLDLPVRETVLNASDFTRVLAEPDAVEVGQLVASSNPSDPGIYTLRPIPVED
- a CDS encoding iron ABC transporter permease gives rise to the protein MTSKPTAFLLTIPALLFIAAFLAVPLIRTLLEGGVNLNVWRDPYFLGRLGWTLAQAAGSAVIALLLGAPLAYLLSQYDVPGKALFLRLLLLPFVTPVLVAVLGLSALLGPHGWVTRWTGVDLGDSPALLILGNLFFNLPLMIRLAYGGFSRVPPSMIGAARSLGAPAWRAALTVAVPLALPGLAAGTVLVFLYSALSFGLPLALGGETYATLEVEIYQSAFALRLSEASALILGQLALTLVATWAYVSLQRGGTGVPPSNLPGARGGALVGVLLLGGVVALICFAPLVAVLLRGLLGTSGPTLTYWRGVLTDGDSALLVWNTVRFAVLAGAGALVLGSLFALGAWQARSRVLDVVSLLPLMVSPVSLAVGYLLAYPTLAATLPMLLAAYVLLALPLVVRSLLPALRALPPRVLEAARTLGADPWTVHRTVTFPLTLPALRGGAALALSTVLGEFGATLVLTRPEWATLSTGLYERLGRPGERNLGEACALATGLLLLSALVFTVLDGGRGEVA
- a CDS encoding NUDIX domain-containing protein, with the translated sequence MNRLILPPQATQVGLAVDVAAFAMHAGELRVLLVQRGALPHARDWALPGGFVHPGEELHEAALRELRTETTVQLEPRHLEQFYTFGEVNRDPRGRIVSVAHLAVLPHGTVHVTAGGHTLGAEWLSAHQPPTLAFDHHGILDKAIGRLQLRLEYGNLAMEFLPDTFTLPELQGVYEAVLNRKLDKRNFRKRLLSQGILTPSGERRTGVGRPAQLYRRAKHARLAAL
- a CDS encoding thiamine diphosphokinase, translating into MTAWILVGGRLVLTPALLALPRPEVVVAADGGARHAKRLGVRVDAWVGDFDSSDGVQVDAPREVHPTAKDETDAGLAVRVALERGARELVFIGAFGGRFDHTAALLLGGVRLARDRHVSVILTSGDEWAWPLLPGAALSLNVPVGVTLSVLACSEVRGLTLTGVRWPLSAADIPLGSGWTLSNEAQGGPVVASLHGGYALLTALYGEFPVP
- a CDS encoding glutaredoxin domain-containing protein yields the protein MITMYTTTWCGDCQAAKRALTTKGIPYQEINIEQDEQAAEYVMSVNGGRRSVPTLVAGTVAHSLSGFRPQKLDAFLAEAGL
- the infC gene encoding translation initiation factor IF-3: MMNIAKEHKVNEQIRVRQIRLIGAEGEQVGIIDTRDAMTMAREAGMDLVMVSPQAVPPVCRLLDYGRFRYEQQQNEKENRKRARAQEVKAIKFRVKIDDHDFKTKTGHVRRFLEEGHKVKVTIMFRGRERTHPELGERILTRVSETLADIGAPESMPSMMGMDMNMIMAPKAAPAPRKDRPESEGAELDAPVAVPAAPAAAAPEPTATV
- a CDS encoding CoA-binding protein yields the protein MTITTSADLARILKESKVVAVLGFHPDAMKPAHFVPEYLQRQGYTILPVNPSLTRRGETYFGHKAVATLSEIAVPVDVVEIFRRSDKVRGHLDDILGMQPLPKVVWMQLGIRDDDVARELTARGIEVVQNRCMLTDHRALM
- the hemL gene encoding glutamate-1-semialdehyde 2,1-aminomutase, producing MTRDVLSPAPKPTTAQSEALFARAQAVTPGGVNSPVRAFRSVGGVPRFIREAHGAYLTDVDGTRYIDYIGSWGPMILGHDHPAVREAIGKALAGGTSFGAPSTREVELAELVTRLTGADKVRFTSSGTEATMSALRLARGFTGRKFIVKFRGNYHGHADGLLVEAGSGLMTNADGPLGAAAPSSAGVPEEYAALTLVTEYNDPAALDALLRVRGPEIAAVIFEPVVGNAGVLVPTPEFLAALHRVKASGALLIADEVMTGFRLSLNGATGLLGLRPDLTCWGKIIGGGLPVGAYGGRAEIMEFVSPLGPVYQAGTLSGNPLAMAAGLATLGALEADPDIYARLDGYTARLAAGLKDAAVAAGVPISVNQIGSMLTAFHLEAPHGSVGTYTQAAGSDTGGFAAWFQAILARGIYWAPSQFESIFVSSAHTDADLSATLDAAHAAYTTAARAAKGATP
- a CDS encoding thiamine ABC transporter substrate-binding protein, whose protein sequence is MRSTAVCLTLLLSAAAHAQTATLTVATHDSFEVDKNLIAAFEQANAVKVRFVKGGDAGDLLNRLILTRRAPVADVVYGLDNSLLARAKAADLLSPYVSPNLKNVPAARRLDGAGFLNTVDYGYVALNYDRAYFQKAGLALPKTLDDLNTPTYARLTVVESPATSSTGLAFLLATVNHYGEQRAWTWWKQARLNGMKVARGWSDAYYKDFTRGGGKYPIVLSYASSPAAEVFYADGYDPKKLPEQAPTGNLLLPGSTWLQLEGVGILKGTKQAALARKFVDFMLSAPVQSDFPTRMWVYPAVGGVALDPVYRFAQVPDLQPMKDVIPTNPQRLVDAWVTNVLRAR